The genome window AAAAATGTTTATTGACCAAATGGAAACTCTGATGGAGCGCTATCGAATTTTTATGAAGCGCTTTGAACTATCAGAAGACTTTATGGCTCAAATGACTGCACAGCAACTACAAACGCAGTTAGGACAGTTTGGCATGACTCCACAGCAGATGTTTGACCAAATGAATTTAACGCTAGAACGCATGAAAGCGGAAGTTGATAAACAGCCGTAATTTTGGGAGTTTTGAGTTTTGAGTTTTGAATTATCAAGAATTTTCTTAACTCAACACTCAACATTCATCACTCAAAACTCTTTAGTTACTGCTAGGGCGCTGAAACTGGGAAGGAGAACGGAAA of Gloeocapsopsis sp. IPPAS B-1203 contains these proteins:
- a CDS encoding DUF1825 family protein → MGFFDSEIVQQEARQLFEDYQALIKLGQNYGKFDREGKKMFIDQMETLMERYRIFMKRFELSEDFMAQMTAQQLQTQLGQFGMTPQQMFDQMNLTLERMKAEVDKQP